One Salvia splendens isolate huo1 chromosome 22, SspV2, whole genome shotgun sequence DNA segment encodes these proteins:
- the LOC121787982 gene encoding protein JINGUBANG-like isoform X2 encodes MWPSDHQTCTSSIDGPSPPSTPPLRHQCVATLKGHTSYISALAVAGGHLFTGSSSGQIHRTSLNSLSHHQTLPDEAMTSAGDGAVKALVASSDKLITAHQDHKIRVWRVDNTTGNRRITQLATLPTLSDRAITLLLPRNHVRVRRHKTSTWVHHIDAVSALALSRDERLLYSVSWDRTLKIWRTADFKCLESVADAHDDAVNAIALSGDGAIYTGSSDGKIKVWRKRQGEKHKAGINALSMSADGVVLYSGASDALICSWKSDGSGGMAAVAALRGHGKAVLCLAAAADHVVCSGSADQTVRVWRGNGKSSYECLAILEGHRGPIKCITVHTCSHPSSNTCLLYSAALDCDIKVWKLCFSI; translated from the exons ATGTGGCCAAGTGATCACCAAACTTGCACCTCAAGCATCGATGGCCCTTCACCACCATCTACCCCGCCGCTCCGCCACCAGTGCGTAGCAACGCTCAAGGGCCACACCTCCTACATATCAGCCCTTGCCGTCGCTGGGGGACACCTATTCACGGGCTCCTCCTCCGGCCAAATCCACCGCACCAGCCTAAACTCCCTCTCACACCACCAAACCCTGCCAGACGAGGCCATGACCTCCGCAGGAGACGGGGCCGTGAAGGCCCTCGTAGCCTCCTCCGACAAGCTCATCACCGCCCACCAAGACCACAAAATCCGAGTGTGGAGAGTCGACAACACCACCGGCAACCGGAGAATCACGCAGCTTGCCACGCTCCCGACCCTGAGCGATAGAGCGATCACGCTCCTGCTCCCCCGGAACCATGTCCGGGTAAGGAGGCACAAGACGTCGACGTGGGTCCACCACATCGACGCTGTGTCTGCGCTAGCTCTCTCGAGGGACGAGAGGCTTCTCTACTCGGTCTCGTGGGACCGGACTCTGAAGATATGGAGGACCGCTGACTTCAAATGCCTCGAGTCCGTGGCGGACGCGCACGACGACGCTGTCAACGCCATCGCCCTCTCAGGCGACGGCGCCATCTACACGGGATCCTCCGACGGGAAGATCAAGGTGTGGAGGAAGAGACAAGGGGAGAAg CATAAAGCCGGGATCAATGCGTTATCGATGAGTGCGGACGGGGTGGTTTTGTACTCTGGTGCCTCGGACGCATTGATATGCTCGTGGAAGAGCGACGGCAGCGGTGGAATGGCAGCGGTGGCGGCGCTGAGGGGGCATGGGAAGGCCGTGCTGTGCTTGGCTGCGGCTGCGGATCATGTGGTTTGCAGTGGCTCGGCTGATCAGACGGTGAGGGTCTGGAGAGGGAATGGGAAATCGTCATATGAGTGTTTAGCGATTCTTGAAGGGCATCGAGGGCCTATCAAATGCATCACGGTGCATACTTGTTCTCATCCATCATCAAACACCTGCCTTCTCTACAGTGCTGCTCTTGATTGTGATATTAAAGTCTGGAAATTATGCTTCTCTATATAA
- the LOC121787982 gene encoding protein JINGUBANG-like isoform X1: protein MWPSDHQTCTSSIDGPSPPSTPPLRHQCVATLKGHTSYISALAVAGGHLFTGSSSGQIHRTSLNSLSHHQTLPDEAMTSAGDGAVKALVASSDKLITAHQDHKIRVWRVDNTTGNRRITQLATLPTLSDRAITLLLPRNHVRVRRHKTSTWVHHIDAVSALALSRDERLLYSVSWDRTLKIWRTADFKCLESVADAHDDAVNAIALSGDGAIYTGSSDGKIKVWRKRQGEKKGYSLDATLMKHKAGINALSMSADGVVLYSGASDALICSWKSDGSGGMAAVAALRGHGKAVLCLAAAADHVVCSGSADQTVRVWRGNGKSSYECLAILEGHRGPIKCITVHTCSHPSSNTCLLYSAALDCDIKVWKLCFSI, encoded by the exons ATGTGGCCAAGTGATCACCAAACTTGCACCTCAAGCATCGATGGCCCTTCACCACCATCTACCCCGCCGCTCCGCCACCAGTGCGTAGCAACGCTCAAGGGCCACACCTCCTACATATCAGCCCTTGCCGTCGCTGGGGGACACCTATTCACGGGCTCCTCCTCCGGCCAAATCCACCGCACCAGCCTAAACTCCCTCTCACACCACCAAACCCTGCCAGACGAGGCCATGACCTCCGCAGGAGACGGGGCCGTGAAGGCCCTCGTAGCCTCCTCCGACAAGCTCATCACCGCCCACCAAGACCACAAAATCCGAGTGTGGAGAGTCGACAACACCACCGGCAACCGGAGAATCACGCAGCTTGCCACGCTCCCGACCCTGAGCGATAGAGCGATCACGCTCCTGCTCCCCCGGAACCATGTCCGGGTAAGGAGGCACAAGACGTCGACGTGGGTCCACCACATCGACGCTGTGTCTGCGCTAGCTCTCTCGAGGGACGAGAGGCTTCTCTACTCGGTCTCGTGGGACCGGACTCTGAAGATATGGAGGACCGCTGACTTCAAATGCCTCGAGTCCGTGGCGGACGCGCACGACGACGCTGTCAACGCCATCGCCCTCTCAGGCGACGGCGCCATCTACACGGGATCCTCCGACGGGAAGATCAAGGTGTGGAGGAAGAGACAAGGGGAGAAg AAGGGTTACTCACTGGATGCTACATTGATGAAGCATAAAGCCGGGATCAATGCGTTATCGATGAGTGCGGACGGGGTGGTTTTGTACTCTGGTGCCTCGGACGCATTGATATGCTCGTGGAAGAGCGACGGCAGCGGTGGAATGGCAGCGGTGGCGGCGCTGAGGGGGCATGGGAAGGCCGTGCTGTGCTTGGCTGCGGCTGCGGATCATGTGGTTTGCAGTGGCTCGGCTGATCAGACGGTGAGGGTCTGGAGAGGGAATGGGAAATCGTCATATGAGTGTTTAGCGATTCTTGAAGGGCATCGAGGGCCTATCAAATGCATCACGGTGCATACTTGTTCTCATCCATCATCAAACACCTGCCTTCTCTACAGTGCTGCTCTTGATTGTGATATTAAAGTCTGGAAATTATGCTTCTCTATATAA